Proteins encoded by one window of Desulfovibrio ferrophilus:
- the pstC gene encoding phosphate ABC transporter permease subunit PstC: MDRKHKEKMIKMTFLVTASSSILILFLIMIFLFMEGLPIFKEYPVFKFLFGNEWYPTADPPDFGIFPLLIGSVLVTAASSAIAIPLGVMTAIYLAEIATPRVRGIVKPVVELLAALPSVVIGFFGMVLVAPYLQEVLDVATGLNLFNAALMLAFMSVPTICSISEDAIFSVPAELKEASLALGATHWETIFKVVLPASLSGISTAIILGMSRAIGETMVVLMVAGGAAMVPGSLFDPVRPMPASIAAEMAEAPFRGDHYYALFATGIVLFMFTMLFNILADYVAEKHKQVGAATL, encoded by the coding sequence ATGGATCGTAAGCATAAAGAAAAGATGATCAAGATGACCTTTTTGGTCACCGCATCATCCTCCATTCTCATCCTCTTCTTGATCATGATCTTTCTGTTCATGGAAGGGTTGCCGATCTTCAAGGAGTATCCGGTCTTCAAGTTTCTGTTCGGTAACGAATGGTACCCGACCGCAGATCCGCCGGACTTCGGTATCTTTCCGCTCCTTATCGGCTCTGTTCTGGTGACGGCAGCCTCGTCTGCCATCGCCATCCCTCTGGGTGTGATGACCGCCATCTATTTAGCTGAGATAGCTACTCCCCGCGTGCGGGGGATAGTCAAACCCGTTGTTGAGTTACTGGCTGCTTTGCCATCGGTTGTCATTGGTTTTTTCGGCATGGTGCTTGTCGCTCCATACCTTCAGGAAGTGCTGGACGTCGCCACGGGGCTGAACCTGTTCAATGCGGCTCTGATGCTGGCTTTCATGTCTGTTCCGACGATTTGCTCCATCTCAGAGGATGCCATTTTCAGTGTCCCGGCTGAGCTCAAGGAGGCCTCTTTGGCTTTGGGCGCGACCCACTGGGAAACAATTTTCAAGGTTGTGTTGCCAGCAAGCCTTTCCGGCATTTCCACGGCCATTATCCTGGGCATGTCGCGGGCCATTGGCGAGACCATGGTCGTGCTGATGGTTGCGGGGGGCGCGGCAATGGTTCCGGGCAGCCTGTTTGATCCGGTGCGGCCCATGCCTGCTTCCATTGCAGCAGAAATGGCGGAAGCACCGTTTAGGGGGGACCATTACTATGCGCTGTTCGCCACCGGCATTGTCCTGTTCATGTTCACGATGTTGTTCAACATCCTGGCCGATTACGTCGCCGAAAAGCATAAGCAGGTCGGCGCGGCAACGCTGTAG
- the pstA gene encoding phosphate ABC transporter permease PstA, whose protein sequence is MFGMFKAASGINGLALLTICGFLFYYGLPAISWEFLTEAPRNSMTEGGIWPCIVGTFLLAFGSMLVAFPLGVASAIYLNEYATNPKVGRIIRLGINNLAGVPSVVFGLFGLAFFVTFLQMGVSIMAGVLTLGALTLPVIIGTAEEALRSVPNTYREASLGLGATKWQTISKVVLPAALPGMLTGAILGLSRAAGETAAIMFTAAVFYTPKMPNSVFSDVMALPYHVYVLATAGTEIEKTRHLQYGTSLVLVALVLGMNLVAIWLRARLQKKL, encoded by the coding sequence ATGTTTGGCATGTTCAAGGCTGCGTCCGGCATCAATGGGCTGGCTTTGCTTACCATCTGTGGATTCCTGTTCTATTACGGTCTGCCCGCGATTTCATGGGAGTTCCTGACCGAGGCTCCCAGAAATTCCATGACCGAGGGTGGCATCTGGCCCTGTATTGTAGGCACATTCCTGCTGGCATTCGGCTCCATGCTTGTGGCCTTTCCTCTTGGGGTTGCCAGTGCCATCTACTTGAACGAGTACGCCACCAACCCCAAGGTGGGCCGCATCATCCGCCTGGGAATCAATAATCTGGCCGGTGTGCCATCTGTGGTCTTTGGCCTGTTTGGACTGGCGTTTTTCGTGACTTTTCTGCAGATGGGCGTGTCCATCATGGCTGGCGTGCTGACCCTTGGCGCTTTGACCCTGCCGGTGATCATCGGCACGGCAGAGGAAGCTCTGCGCAGTGTTCCCAATACCTATCGCGAAGCCTCTCTGGGGCTTGGCGCCACAAAATGGCAGACCATTTCCAAAGTTGTGCTACCAGCTGCCTTGCCGGGCATGCTGACCGGTGCCATTCTGGGTTTGTCTCGGGCTGCGGGGGAGACTGCCGCGATCATGTTCACGGCAGCGGTCTTCTATACCCCCAAGATGCCCAACTCCGTGTTCAGCGATGTCATGGCCTTGCCTTATCATGTCTATGTACTGGCTACGGCAGGGACGGAGATCGAGAAAACGAGACATCTGCAGTATGGAACGTCTCTTGTCCTGGTGGCGCTGGTCCTGGGGATGAACCTCGTTGCCATCTGGCTCCGGGCGAGATTACAGAAGAAACTCTAG
- a CDS encoding PhoH family protein: MTQVQKNYVVDTNVLIENPNSILSLKNGNDNNIYIPYHVLIELNTLKTNPRLRHIVAKVIDVLLEHKDSINFIRNDSSISPFSEELVDNFILKEILSSSEIENPILVTNDRILQLQAGLSHINSEEFKDSKPFESESQLYTGFNDNGDQPLPNSFTWVDGKPMFHGPDGENRVIGYTHSPWNIKPRSMYQNLALELMNNPGVDVVSVQSDAGYGKTYLALASALYQVLEKRNFEKIFMLKPTIELGAKLGYLPGDIDEKMEPYVRYILDLVLKLHAQRPANKVFVDPEAHIPKYNPKKFEILPLAYVRGMNIENAFVIIDECQNLSRAEVRSLLTRMGEGVKCICLGDTSQVDNPYLSEANNGLNWIVRKFKGQSNYAHMVLKGERSRGPITDLVLKTKL; encoded by the coding sequence ATGACCCAAGTACAAAAGAATTATGTCGTCGATACCAATGTCCTCATAGAGAATCCCAACAGCATCCTGAGCCTCAAAAACGGGAATGATAATAACATTTACATTCCCTATCACGTCCTGATTGAACTCAATACGCTTAAGACAAACCCTCGCCTTCGGCACATCGTGGCCAAGGTTATCGATGTGCTCCTGGAACACAAGGACAGCATCAATTTTATCCGCAACGACTCCAGCATTTCTCCGTTTTCAGAAGAGCTTGTCGACAACTTCATCCTGAAAGAGATCCTGTCCAGTTCGGAGATCGAAAATCCGATTCTGGTCACCAATGACCGCATCCTGCAGTTGCAGGCGGGGCTTTCGCATATCAATAGCGAGGAATTCAAGGACTCAAAGCCTTTTGAATCCGAGTCCCAACTGTATACGGGGTTTAACGACAACGGCGACCAGCCGCTGCCGAACAGCTTCACTTGGGTGGATGGCAAGCCCATGTTTCATGGGCCGGATGGTGAAAATCGGGTGATCGGCTATACGCATTCCCCCTGGAATATCAAACCTCGGTCCATGTATCAGAATTTGGCTCTGGAGCTGATGAATAACCCCGGGGTCGATGTTGTTTCCGTGCAAAGTGACGCGGGGTATGGCAAGACCTATCTGGCCTTGGCTTCGGCGCTCTATCAGGTCCTTGAGAAGCGCAATTTCGAGAAGATTTTCATGCTCAAGCCGACCATCGAGCTTGGAGCCAAGCTTGGATACCTGCCAGGTGACATCGATGAGAAGATGGAACCCTATGTGCGGTATATTCTGGATCTGGTGCTGAAGCTTCATGCCCAGAGGCCCGCAAACAAGGTTTTTGTGGACCCCGAGGCACATATCCCCAAGTACAACCCCAAGAAGTTCGAGATTCTGCCTTTGGCCTATGTTCGTGGTATGAATATCGAGAATGCATTTGTGATCATTGATGAATGCCAGAACTTGTCACGTGCGGAAGTCAGAAGCCTGCTGACCCGCATGGGGGAAGGGGTCAAATGCATTTGCCTGGGCGATACCAGCCAGGTGGATAATCCTTATCTGAGTGAAGCCAACAATGGCTTGAACTGGATTGTTCGTAAATTCAAGGGGCAGTCCAACTACGCTCATATGGTTTTGAAGGGAGAGCGTTCTCGGGGCCCGATTACTGATCTGGTGCTCAAGACCAAGCTCTAA
- a CDS encoding inorganic phosphate transporter, with protein sequence MDLYDLFFLLSLGAGFLMAFNLGANDVANSMASAVGARAITVKQAVFIAGILNFVGAVFLGSHVTATVSKGIINPAMISDPKLIMLGMFGALLAAGIWVLIATLTALPVSSTHSIVGAILGFGLVAGGPDVVNWLKLGGVVLSWFISPFLAAGIAYFIFTQIRRDIFLKPNFLENARKYGPRWMALTMTLVGFSFMYKTPVGKQLALVWYESLALISLLSLGVWLVSSRMALRMSLTVEDGAEGVEAIFRKMQIFTSCYVALSQGANDVANAIGPIAAIYVLAKQGTFLTQAEVPIWLLALGGAGIALGIAVLGHKVMRTVGESITTLTNTRGFAVDFAAATTVLVASKLGLPVSTTHAAVGGVTGVGLARGFKAVNFGVLGKIVVYWLLTVPIAAFTSIVIFQILKWSVY encoded by the coding sequence ATGGATTTATACGACTTGTTTTTCTTGCTGTCCCTAGGGGCAGGGTTCCTGATGGCGTTCAACCTCGGGGCCAATGATGTGGCAAACTCCATGGCTTCGGCTGTTGGAGCGCGCGCCATCACCGTCAAGCAGGCGGTGTTCATCGCTGGCATCCTGAACTTTGTCGGAGCGGTTTTTCTGGGGTCCCACGTCACGGCCACGGTCAGCAAGGGGATCATCAACCCGGCCATGATATCCGATCCCAAGTTGATTATGCTTGGAATGTTCGGAGCGCTGTTGGCCGCGGGGATATGGGTCCTCATCGCCACGCTGACGGCTTTGCCGGTCTCGAGTACACACTCCATTGTCGGAGCCATCCTTGGCTTTGGGTTGGTTGCGGGTGGTCCGGATGTGGTCAACTGGCTCAAGTTGGGCGGGGTGGTACTGTCATGGTTCATCTCCCCGTTCCTTGCTGCAGGTATCGCGTATTTCATCTTCACCCAGATTCGCAGGGATATCTTCCTCAAGCCGAATTTTTTGGAAAATGCGCGTAAGTATGGCCCGCGTTGGATGGCCCTGACCATGACCCTGGTCGGTTTTTCCTTCATGTATAAGACCCCTGTCGGAAAGCAGCTGGCCTTGGTCTGGTACGAGTCGCTGGCGTTGATTAGCTTACTGTCTCTTGGCGTTTGGCTGGTTTCATCCCGAATGGCCCTGCGCATGTCGCTGACGGTCGAGGATGGTGCCGAAGGCGTGGAGGCAATCTTCCGCAAGATGCAGATCTTTACCTCCTGCTATGTGGCGTTGTCCCAGGGTGCCAACGATGTGGCCAACGCCATCGGGCCCATTGCCGCCATCTATGTGCTGGCCAAGCAAGGGACCTTCCTGACACAGGCCGAGGTCCCCATCTGGTTGCTGGCTTTGGGCGGGGCAGGGATTGCCCTCGGTATCGCTGTGCTTGGGCATAAGGTGATGCGGACAGTGGGTGAAAGCATCACCACTTTGACCAATACGCGTGGCTTTGCTGTCGATTTTGCTGCAGCGACGACAGTGCTTGTGGCTTCAAAGCTTGGCCTGCCCGTTTCAACCACTCACGCGGCAGTGGGTGGCGTGACCGGTGTGGGATTGGCAAGAGGTTTCAAAGCCGTTAACTTTGGAGTGTTGGGCAAGATCGTCGTCTATTGGCTGCTGACGGTGCCTATTGCTGCGTTCACATCCATTGTCATTTTTCAGATACTCAAATGGTCGGTCTATTAA
- a CDS encoding DUF47 domain-containing protein, with the protein MRLPFFGLLSDRSPLDGLIEHYTKINECVDVIKESMECYVAGGACREFVELAKQVDEIENQADLIKRRIRNHLPRGLFMSVDKGLFLQYTKAQDNILDDAQEAMQWLAMRPVEIPAQFQKTVIAMIEEVDMACEHLGPALTATLGLINHEHLDRQGTKDKFWAIRRRRQSIFKMKNKLCSEIYNSDMDFKDIYQLIHYVEKLEGMGHNTENCADILRNMIAR; encoded by the coding sequence ATGAGATTGCCATTTTTCGGGCTGCTGTCCGATCGCTCTCCTCTTGATGGTCTGATTGAGCATTACACCAAGATCAATGAATGCGTGGATGTCATCAAGGAGTCCATGGAATGCTATGTGGCTGGTGGCGCCTGCCGTGAGTTCGTTGAGCTTGCCAAGCAGGTGGATGAGATCGAGAATCAGGCGGACCTGATCAAGCGACGCATCAGGAATCACTTGCCGCGTGGGCTGTTCATGTCCGTGGATAAGGGGTTGTTCCTGCAGTACACCAAGGCGCAGGACAATATCCTTGATGATGCTCAGGAAGCCATGCAATGGCTGGCCATGCGTCCCGTGGAGATCCCGGCTCAGTTCCAGAAGACCGTCATCGCCATGATTGAAGAAGTGGATATGGCCTGCGAACATCTCGGCCCCGCACTGACGGCGACCCTCGGGTTGATCAACCACGAGCATTTGGACCGTCAGGGTACCAAGGACAAGTTCTGGGCCATTCGGCGCAGACGTCAGAGCATCTTCAAGATGAAGAATAAGCTCTGCAGCGAGATCTACAATTCCGATATGGATTTCAAGGATATCTACCAGCTGATCCACTACGTGGAGAAACTGGAGGGCATGGGGCACAATACCGAGAATTGTGCAGACATCCTCCGAAACATGATCGCCCGCTAG
- a CDS encoding C-GCAxxG-C-C family protein, translating into MTASTSPASNAEQRFLDGYSCSESVASIFATHFGLPEEPLRRAACGFGGGMGGMGRTCGAATGAIMAIGMALAPDDPTNAAARSQVKNAVRTFLQEFEERHGSSHCKQLLGCDLSTPEGYNEARSRNLFKTICPSFVLTAGELLEQLLDK; encoded by the coding sequence ATGACAGCCTCGACTTCACCTGCTTCCAATGCTGAACAACGCTTTCTGGATGGTTATTCCTGTTCCGAGTCCGTGGCCTCGATCTTCGCCACCCACTTTGGACTTCCGGAGGAACCCCTGCGCCGTGCGGCCTGTGGATTTGGCGGAGGCATGGGCGGCATGGGCCGGACCTGTGGCGCAGCGACCGGGGCCATCATGGCCATTGGAATGGCCCTGGCTCCTGACGACCCCACCAATGCCGCAGCCCGTTCGCAGGTTAAAAACGCTGTCAGAACATTTCTGCAAGAATTTGAAGAGCGCCATGGCTCCTCGCATTGCAAACAGCTCCTGGGCTGCGATCTGAGCACCCCCGAAGGCTACAACGAAGCCCGCTCAAGAAACCTGTTCAAAACGATTTGCCCCAGTTTTGTGCTGACCGCAGGCGAACTACTGGAGCAGTTGCTCGACAAATAA
- a CDS encoding TetR/AcrR family transcriptional regulator, producing MAAKTKRDRNQTEQKLISAVGAVLAKEGFRALGVNRIAREASVDKVLIYRYFGGLAELVSAYAVSSEFWPSVDELLTGDEDLPSPCPPARQLSLYFRNFTRAILDRPQTIEILAWELVERNELTDILNARRERTGAELMEHLGDGATHRTDPSVVVTLLAGAVNYLAIASLRRGSLGGIDISSQEGWERVHTVLDDMLLRIFG from the coding sequence ATGGCTGCTAAAACCAAACGCGACAGGAATCAGACAGAACAAAAATTGATTTCTGCCGTAGGTGCCGTTCTGGCCAAGGAAGGTTTCCGGGCTCTGGGCGTCAACCGCATTGCCCGTGAGGCAAGCGTCGACAAGGTGCTCATCTATCGTTACTTCGGTGGCCTGGCTGAGTTGGTCAGTGCTTACGCTGTCAGTTCCGAATTCTGGCCATCCGTCGATGAGCTTCTCACGGGTGACGAAGACCTGCCCTCTCCCTGCCCCCCGGCGCGTCAACTTTCACTCTATTTCCGCAACTTCACCAGGGCCATTCTGGATCGACCGCAGACCATCGAGATTCTGGCCTGGGAACTGGTAGAGCGCAACGAACTGACTGATATCCTCAACGCCAGGCGCGAACGCACTGGCGCCGAACTCATGGAACACCTGGGGGACGGGGCAACTCATCGCACCGACCCTTCCGTGGTTGTGACTCTGCTGGCTGGAGCTGTGAACTACCTGGCTATCGCCTCCCTACGCCGAGGCAGTCTTGGCGGCATCGATATCTCCAGCCAGGAAGGATGGGAGCGCGTCCACACGGTTCTGGATGACATGCTGCTGCGCATTTTCGGATAG
- the phoU gene encoding phosphate signaling complex protein PhoU, whose product METQFHKNIEELNMKILHMAAYAERAVSDACTALINKNIDLADQVIEKDTEINDIELEIDEFSLLLLAREQPVARDLRFITGCRRAVIDLERIGDEAVNISEKTIYLSKLPEVPHNPMLQELVDTAQDMLRTSVEAFKEENAEKAADVCRMDYKADDLNVRILKKTMDDMVTEVTGVRRAVNTILAARSLERIGDLATNIAETTIFISEGITVKHNCERF is encoded by the coding sequence ATGGAAACCCAGTTCCACAAAAACATCGAAGAATTGAATATGAAAATCCTACACATGGCCGCTTACGCAGAACGTGCCGTGAGCGATGCCTGCACCGCACTGATCAACAAAAATATTGATCTTGCTGATCAGGTCATTGAAAAAGATACTGAAATCAATGATATCGAACTCGAAATCGATGAGTTCAGCCTACTGCTGCTGGCTCGTGAGCAGCCCGTCGCCCGCGACCTGCGGTTCATTACCGGTTGCCGACGCGCTGTCATCGATCTGGAGCGTATCGGCGACGAGGCTGTCAACATCTCGGAGAAAACCATCTACCTCTCCAAGTTGCCCGAGGTCCCGCACAATCCCATGCTGCAGGAACTTGTGGACACGGCTCAGGACATGTTGCGCACCTCGGTAGAGGCCTTCAAGGAAGAAAACGCCGAAAAGGCTGCCGATGTCTGCCGCATGGACTACAAGGCTGATGATCTCAATGTGCGTATTCTGAAGAAAACCATGGATGATATGGTGACCGAAGTCACTGGTGTGCGCCGTGCGGTCAACACCATTCTGGCAGCTCGCAGCCTGGAGCGTATTGGCGATCTTGCGACCAACATCGCCGAGACCACGATCTTCATCTCCGAGGGCATCACCGTAAAGCACAACTGCGAACGTTTCTAG
- the pstB gene encoding phosphate ABC transporter ATP-binding protein PstB, producing MSTLKMAAENLDFYYGDFKALKDINLSFEEFKVTALIGPSGCGKSTFLRCLNRMNDLIAGTRVEGKVTLDNQDIYSPKLDVVDLRRHVGMVFQKPNPFPKTIFENVAYGLRVNGWKDKNKVAERVEQSLQQGALWDEVKDRLHESALGLSGGQQQRLCIARALAVQPQVLLMDEPASALDPIATQKIEELIHDLKDALTIIIVTHNMQQAARVSDVTAFFYMGQLIEVDSTETLFTRPKNKQTEDYITGRFG from the coding sequence ATGAGCACCCTGAAAATGGCCGCTGAAAACCTCGATTTCTACTACGGGGACTTCAAGGCACTCAAAGACATCAACCTCAGCTTCGAGGAGTTCAAGGTTACGGCCCTGATTGGCCCCTCCGGCTGTGGGAAAAGCACATTTCTGCGCTGCCTGAACCGCATGAACGACCTGATTGCCGGCACCCGGGTGGAAGGCAAAGTCACCCTCGACAACCAGGACATCTACTCCCCCAAGCTTGATGTCGTGGATTTGCGACGCCATGTGGGCATGGTCTTCCAAAAACCCAACCCGTTTCCCAAGACCATCTTCGAGAATGTGGCCTATGGACTTCGGGTCAACGGTTGGAAGGACAAAAACAAGGTTGCCGAACGCGTGGAACAAAGCCTGCAGCAGGGAGCCCTGTGGGACGAGGTCAAGGATCGCCTGCACGAATCCGCTCTCGGTCTGTCAGGCGGCCAACAGCAGCGTCTATGCATCGCCCGCGCACTGGCCGTCCAGCCTCAGGTCCTGCTCATGGATGAACCAGCCAGCGCACTGGACCCCATTGCCACGCAAAAAATAGAAGAGCTCATCCACGACCTGAAGGATGCGCTGACCATCATCATTGTCACCCACAACATGCAACAAGCCGCACGCGTATCCGACGTCACCGCATTTTTCTACATGGGCCAGTTGATCGAGGTGGATTCCACCGAGACCCTATTCACACGCCCCAAGAACAAGCAGACCGAAGACTACATCACCGGCCGCTTCGGTTAG
- a CDS encoding sensor histidine kinase → MPASMTFRTRLLLAFAIVIILALLLPTFYARQLFKDEILDDAQAGAIRELRLASLLIEERGSFPTEQALHTWLTDLGSRLDARITYLTKGGRVIADSHVSYAQVVDLDNHANRPEITQAEQEHYGISQRYSATLDKNLIYAATRIEGLAGIKEGFLRLSVPYASISTRLERLQNNILLVFGLALGLSFILSMVLTRSIGRSVAEMSIVAKGIGEGDYNKRLRFYPGTEFEPLAQSINTMAASIESQIATISRQANEVEGILDGMREGLMVLDASGRIAKVNRALTRIFPDATQYTGRRPLEIVLSPELQDACDRALANNSDMERGPWSLQIEPDRNRIYDVNIVRLDTLESGSGAIIVFHDISELKRLERVRRDFVANVSHELRTPLTTIKGYSETILTNKKTDPQTSIKFLEVILKNADHMAQMVEDLLSLSRLESGKQQFSPARVNAADALNEAFRTCDHLAGTKRITLSTTLPEEGVPVRADFDRLVQVFRNLVENAVKYSPEESSISVDYRIDSTEAIFGVSDLGPGIPKEDTVRIFERFYRVEKHRAKSGHIGSSGLGLAICKHIVERLGGRIWVENRKDADTGSTFYFSLPAENGQIES, encoded by the coding sequence ATGCCCGCTTCAATGACCTTCAGGACGCGTCTGCTCCTGGCCTTTGCCATCGTCATCATCCTGGCCTTGCTGTTGCCAACGTTTTACGCCCGCCAGCTCTTCAAGGACGAAATACTTGACGACGCCCAGGCCGGTGCCATCCGCGAACTGAGGCTGGCCTCGCTGCTGATCGAGGAGCGCGGTTCCTTTCCGACCGAGCAGGCCCTGCACACCTGGCTGACTGATCTCGGCAGTCGCCTTGATGCCCGCATCACTTACCTGACCAAGGGCGGCCGCGTCATTGCCGATTCACATGTTTCCTATGCACAAGTCGTGGACCTCGACAACCACGCCAACCGCCCGGAAATCACCCAGGCCGAGCAAGAACACTACGGCATCAGCCAGCGCTACAGCGCCACTCTCGACAAAAATCTGATCTACGCCGCCACACGCATCGAAGGTCTCGCTGGTATCAAGGAGGGTTTTCTGCGCCTGTCTGTGCCCTATGCCAGCATCTCCACCCGCCTTGAGCGTTTGCAAAACAACATTCTGTTGGTCTTCGGTCTCGCCCTGGGGTTGTCCTTCATCCTATCCATGGTGCTGACCCGATCCATCGGGCGCTCAGTCGCCGAGATGAGCATCGTCGCCAAGGGCATTGGCGAGGGCGACTACAACAAGCGCCTACGATTTTACCCAGGCACGGAATTCGAACCCCTGGCCCAGTCCATCAACACCATGGCTGCATCCATCGAATCCCAGATTGCCACCATTTCAAGGCAGGCCAACGAGGTCGAAGGCATTCTGGATGGCATGCGCGAGGGTTTAATGGTGCTTGACGCATCAGGTCGCATTGCCAAAGTCAACCGAGCCCTGACCCGCATCTTCCCTGATGCGACCCAATACACGGGCCGACGTCCCCTGGAAATTGTGCTTTCACCGGAGTTGCAGGACGCCTGCGATCGTGCCTTGGCCAATAATTCCGACATGGAGCGTGGCCCCTGGTCACTGCAGATCGAGCCCGATCGCAACCGCATCTATGACGTAAATATCGTTCGCCTCGACACGCTGGAAAGCGGAAGCGGAGCCATCATCGTTTTCCATGACATCAGCGAGCTCAAACGTCTGGAGCGCGTACGGCGTGACTTTGTCGCCAATGTCTCGCACGAGTTGCGCACCCCCCTGACCACCATCAAAGGATATTCGGAAACCATCCTGACCAACAAGAAGACCGATCCCCAGACATCCATCAAATTCCTTGAGGTCATCCTCAAAAACGCCGATCACATGGCGCAAATGGTCGAGGATCTGCTCTCCCTGTCGCGACTTGAAAGCGGCAAACAGCAATTCTCCCCGGCTCGGGTCAACGCAGCAGACGCCCTGAACGAAGCCTTCCGAACTTGCGATCATCTGGCGGGTACCAAGCGCATTACCCTCTCCACCACCCTCCCCGAAGAGGGCGTTCCGGTCCGGGCCGATTTTGATCGGCTGGTCCAGGTCTTCCGCAATCTTGTTGAAAATGCCGTCAAGTACAGCCCTGAAGAGTCGAGCATCAGCGTGGACTACCGAATCGACAGCACCGAAGCCATCTTCGGCGTTAGTGATCTCGGCCCCGGCATCCCCAAGGAAGACACGGTACGCATCTTCGAACGCTTCTACCGCGTTGAAAAGCATCGCGCCAAATCCGGCCACATCGGTTCATCCGGTCTTGGGCTGGCCATCTGCAAACACATTGTCGAACGTCTGGGTGGACGCATCTGGGTTGAGAACCGCAAAGATGCCGATACTGGATCGACGTTCTATTTTTCTCTACCGGCCGAAAACGGCCAGATCGAATCCTAA
- a CDS encoding response regulator → MTNETILIVEDDEDILQLLQFNFESAGFEVSTSMDGREGLAMAKRLRPSLVMLDLMLPGMDGFEICKELKINTETAQIPVIMLTARSEEVDRIVGLELGADDYVVKPFSFRELLLRVRAVLRRSSGPVQVRTTLQRDGLTVDMEAHKVFADNEEIILTATEFKLLAELLKTSPRVRTRDQLLTTVWGYEFEGYARTVDTHVRRLRQKLTDHANLIETVRGVGYRFKE, encoded by the coding sequence ATGACCAATGAAACGATTCTGATCGTCGAAGACGACGAAGACATCCTGCAGCTCTTGCAATTCAACTTCGAATCCGCCGGATTTGAAGTCAGCACTTCCATGGACGGGCGTGAAGGCCTGGCCATGGCCAAACGCCTTCGCCCCAGCCTCGTAATGCTTGATCTCATGCTGCCCGGCATGGATGGATTCGAAATCTGCAAGGAATTGAAAATAAACACCGAAACCGCCCAGATTCCGGTCATCATGCTCACGGCCCGGAGTGAGGAAGTAGACCGCATCGTTGGCTTGGAGTTGGGGGCTGACGACTACGTGGTCAAGCCATTCAGCTTCCGCGAATTGCTGCTGCGCGTCCGCGCAGTCCTCAGGCGTTCATCCGGCCCGGTTCAGGTCCGAACCACGCTGCAGCGGGACGGCCTGACTGTTGATATGGAGGCACACAAGGTCTTTGCGGACAACGAGGAAATCATTCTCACCGCCACTGAATTCAAACTGCTGGCCGAGCTGCTCAAGACAAGCCCCCGGGTTCGAACCCGCGACCAGTTGCTGACCACGGTTTGGGGCTACGAATTTGAAGGCTATGCCCGCACTGTGGACACTCATGTCCGCCGCCTGCGCCAGAAGCTGACTGATCATGCAAACCTCATCGAAACCGTGCGCGGCGTTGGCTACCGCTTCAAGGAATAA